In Methanothermus fervidus DSM 2088, a single genomic region encodes these proteins:
- a CDS encoding tryptophan synthase, beta chain (COGs: COG0133 Tryptophan synthase beta chain~InterPro IPR001926: IPR006653: IPR006654~KEGG: mth:MTH1659 tryptophan synthase subunit beta~PFAM: Pyridoxal-5'-phosphate-dependent protein beta subunit~SPTR: O27696 Tryptophan synthase beta chain 1~TIGRFAM: tryptophan synthase, beta subunit~PFAM: Pyridoxal-phosphate dependent enzyme~TIGRFAM: tryptophan synthase, beta subunit): MRKNAKGGQMILNTKFGKYGGVFAPELLIPALEELEEAFLRYKDNKKFNKELNYYLREYAGRPTPLYYAENLSKKLGCKIYLKREDLLHTGAHKINNTLGQGLLAKYMGKSRLIAETGAGQHGIATATVGALLGMSVDIYMGSEDVERQKLNVFRMEVTGARVIPVDSGSRTLKDAINEAMRDWIANVEDTHYLIGSSVGPHPYPTMVKHFQSVIGKECKEQILKKEGELPDVIIACVGGGSNSIGIFAPFIDEDVELIGVEAGGKGLNTGKHGATLCAGKEGILHGSLSYILQDEDGQIKETYSIAPGLDYPGVGPEHAYLKDIGRVKYVSVNDDEALRGFKLLSKYEGIMPALESAHAVALAEKYAKKPENKGKTIVINLSGRGDKDMFIVAKALGVEK, encoded by the coding sequence GTGCGAAAAAATGCTAAAGGTGGTCAAATGATTCTCAATACAAAATTTGGGAAATATGGAGGAGTATTTGCACCTGAATTATTGATTCCAGCATTAGAGGAATTAGAAGAAGCATTTTTACGATATAAAGATAATAAAAAGTTCAATAAGGAACTTAATTATTATTTAAGAGAATATGCTGGGCGGCCAACTCCTCTCTACTATGCGGAAAATCTTTCAAAAAAATTAGGCTGTAAAATTTATTTAAAAAGAGAAGATTTACTACATACGGGTGCACATAAAATAAATAATACACTTGGGCAAGGATTACTTGCAAAATATATGGGTAAAAGCAGATTAATAGCTGAAACTGGTGCTGGACAACATGGAATAGCCACTGCAACTGTAGGTGCTCTCCTTGGAATGTCGGTGGATATATATATGGGTTCTGAAGACGTTGAAAGACAAAAATTAAATGTATTTAGGATGGAAGTAACAGGTGCAAGAGTTATACCTGTCGATTCTGGATCAAGAACATTAAAAGACGCAATAAATGAAGCGATGAGAGATTGGATTGCGAATGTTGAAGATACACATTATCTTATTGGGTCTTCTGTAGGACCCCACCCATATCCCACGATGGTTAAGCATTTCCAGAGTGTTATTGGTAAGGAATGTAAAGAACAAATACTTAAAAAAGAGGGAGAACTACCTGATGTGATTATTGCGTGTGTTGGTGGAGGTAGTAATTCTATTGGAATATTTGCTCCATTCATTGATGAAGATGTTGAACTTATTGGTGTTGAAGCTGGTGGAAAAGGTTTAAATACAGGAAAACATGGAGCTACTCTTTGTGCAGGTAAAGAAGGAATACTTCATGGTTCTCTATCTTATATATTACAGGATGAAGACGGACAGATAAAGGAGACATATTCCATAGCTCCTGGTTTAGATTATCCAGGAGTAGGACCAGAACACGCATATTTAAAGGATATTGGCAGAGTGAAATATGTATCAGTCAATGATGATGAAGCTTTAAGAGGTTTTAAACTTTTATCAAAATATGAAGGAATAATGCCAGCACTTGAAAGTGCACATGCAGTAGCTTTAGCTGAAAAATATGCAAAGAAGCCAGAGAACAAGGGCAAAACAATAGTCATAAACCTTTCTGGAAGAGGAGATAAAGACATGTTTATCGTAGCTAAAGCTTTGGGAGTGGAAAAATGA
- a CDS encoding Phosphoribosylanthranilate isomerase (COGs: COG0135 Phosphoribosylanthranilate isomerase~InterPro IPR011060: IPR001240: IPR013785~KEGG: mst:Msp_1073 hypothetical protein~PFAM: N-(5'phosphoribosyl)anthranilate isomerase (PRAI)~PRIAM: Phosphoribosylanthranilate isomerase~SPTR: Q2NFE7 N-(5'-phosphoribosyl)anthranilate isomerase~PFAM: N-(5'phosphoribosyl)anthranilate (PRA) isomerase) gives MEVKICGITRVSDLKVAEKYGADYIGFINVKRSPRFVNIEKIKHLLSHLKNKNKAVLVLEPKTVKEVIDKYKQTGIKNIQLHSLSPKDIENLKEYDLRIIRAIGISNNISKKLKNEIIKFSKLCDALLLDYKLKGKTGGTGIEIPFNLAKKASKIAKNANKNLKVYIAGGMSPEKVKSKQNIFKMFFDGVDFNSSLESSPGIKIHKKIIEAINSAKKC, from the coding sequence GTGGAAGTTAAAATATGTGGAATAACAAGAGTCTCAGACCTTAAAGTAGCTGAAAAATATGGTGCTGATTATATAGGATTTATAAATGTCAAAAGGTCACCAAGATTTGTAAATATTGAAAAGATCAAACATTTGCTTTCACATCTAAAAAATAAAAATAAAGCTGTGTTAGTTTTAGAACCAAAAACAGTTAAAGAGGTTATTGATAAATACAAGCAGACAGGTATTAAAAATATACAGTTACATTCTTTGTCACCGAAAGATATCGAGAATTTAAAAGAATATGATTTGAGGATAATAAGAGCTATAGGAATTTCAAATAACATTTCAAAAAAATTAAAAAATGAAATAATAAAATTTTCAAAATTGTGTGATGCTTTACTTCTGGATTATAAATTGAAAGGAAAAACAGGCGGAACAGGCATTGAAATTCCATTTAATTTAGCAAAAAAAGCATCTAAAATTGCTAAAAATGCCAATAAAAATTTAAAAGTTTATATAGCTGGTGGAATGTCGCCAGAAAAGGTTAAAAGCAAACAAAATATTTTTAAAATGTTTTTTGATGGTGTAGATTTCAATTCTTCTTTGGAATCTTCCCCAGGTATTAAAATTCATAAAAAGATAATAGAGGCAATAAACAGTGCGAAAAAATGCTAA
- a CDS encoding Indole-3-glycerol-phosphate synthase (COGs: COG0134 Indole-3-glycerol phosphate synthase~InterPro IPR011060: IPR001468: IPR013798: IPR013785~KEGG: mth:MTH1657 indole-3-glycerol phosphate synthase~PFAM: Indole-3-glycerol phosphate synthase~PRIAM: Indole-3-glycerol-phosphate synthase~SPTR: P26939 Indole-3-glycerol phosphate synthase~PFAM: Indole-3-glycerol phosphate synthase) — protein sequence MYNKIVKQRLKDLKNRMNKKPIKKLKYELKDAKPPKDFKKFLKGKFSLICEYKRASPSKGQISRKSLEYCVKAFEKGGCDAISILTEERYFDGSIEYLRKASSLVDLPILRKDFIIDEYQIYEARVNGASSVLLIADLYPDLASGIELCRSLGMEPLVECKNSKEIERALDAGAEIIGINNRDLRTFEIDLERTKKLAPFVKDAILVSESGVSSPADVKKLYEYGADAVLVGTYVMSCKNIENCVKNLKNIVMEDSCGS from the coding sequence ATGTATAACAAAATTGTAAAACAAAGATTAAAAGATTTAAAAAATAGAATGAATAAAAAACCAATTAAAAAGTTAAAATATGAGTTAAAAGATGCTAAACCTCCTAAAGATTTTAAAAAATTTTTAAAAGGTAAATTTTCGTTAATATGTGAATACAAGAGAGCATCACCATCTAAAGGTCAAATTTCACGTAAAAGTTTAGAATATTGTGTGAAGGCATTTGAAAAGGGAGGATGTGACGCTATATCAATATTAACTGAAGAAAGATATTTTGATGGCAGTATTGAATATTTAAGAAAAGCATCCTCACTTGTTGACTTACCAATTTTAAGAAAAGATTTTATAATTGATGAATATCAAATTTATGAAGCAAGAGTTAATGGTGCTAGTTCTGTACTTTTGATAGCAGATCTCTATCCTGATTTGGCCTCAGGGATAGAATTGTGTAGGTCTCTAGGTATGGAACCTTTAGTAGAATGTAAAAATTCTAAAGAAATTGAGAGAGCATTGGATGCAGGTGCAGAGATTATTGGTATAAACAACAGAGATTTAAGAACTTTTGAAATTGATTTAGAACGTACAAAAAAATTGGCACCTTTTGTTAAAGATGCAATTTTAGTTTCTGAAAGTGGTGTAAGTTCTCCAGCAGATGTTAAAAAACTATATGAGTACGGAGCAGATGCTGTACTTGTTGGAACATATGTAATGTCATGTAAAAATATTGAAAATTGTGTAAAAAATTTAAAAAATATAGTTATGGAGGATTCTTGTGGAAGTTAA
- a CDS encoding anthranilate synthase, component II (COGs: COG0512 Anthranilate/para-aminobenzoate synthase component II~InterPro IPR017926: IPR000991: IPR006220: IPR011702: IPR 001317: IPR006221~KEGG: mth:MTH1656 anthranilate synthase component II~PFAM: glutamine amidotransferase class-I~SPTR: O27693 Anthranilate synthase component II~TIGRFAM: glutamine amidotransferase of anthranilate synthase~PFAM: Glutamine amidotransferase class-I~TIGRFAM: glutamine amidotransferase of anthranilate synthase or aminodeoxychorismate synthase): MILIIDNYDSFTYNLYQRIGEIIKESGKKVKIQVIRNDELEIDEIKNLNPEKIIISPGPGNPTNKRDFGICSEVIQKFHKKIPILGICLGHQGIFVEFGGKLKYSTPVHGKISMIKHNGSEIFKGVKNPFRATRYHSIICDPKTIPDCIEVTAMSKDVIMGIKHKKYPVFGLQFHPESIGTKEGKTILKNFLMVD; the protein is encoded by the coding sequence ATGATACTAATAATAGATAATTATGATTCCTTCACTTACAATCTTTACCAGAGAATCGGAGAAATTATCAAAGAAAGTGGTAAAAAAGTTAAAATACAAGTCATCCGAAACGATGAATTAGAAATAGACGAAATAAAAAATTTGAACCCAGAAAAAATTATAATTTCTCCAGGACCAGGGAATCCAACTAATAAAAGAGATTTTGGTATTTGTAGTGAGGTAATACAGAAATTCCATAAAAAAATACCTATTTTAGGAATTTGTTTAGGTCACCAAGGTATTTTTGTTGAATTTGGTGGGAAATTAAAATATTCAACTCCAGTACATGGGAAAATAAGCATGATAAAGCATAATGGTTCTGAAATATTCAAAGGTGTTAAAAATCCATTTAGAGCTACACGTTATCACTCAATAATATGTGACCCAAAAACAATTCCTGATTGTATTGAAGTTACAGCCATGTCAAAGGATGTAATAATGGGTATAAAACATAAAAAATATCCTGTCTTTGGTCTTCAATTTCATCCTGAGTCTATTGGTACTAAAGAAGGGAAAACAATACTTAAAAATTTCCTAATGGTGGATTAA
- a CDS encoding anthranilate synthase, component I (COGs: COG0147 Anthranilate/para-aminobenzoate synthase component I~InterPro IPR005801: IPR006805: IPR015890: IPR019999: IPR 010116~KEGG: mth:MTH1655 anthranilate synthase component I~PFAM: Chorismate binding-like; Anthranilate synthase component I domain protein~PRIAM: Anthranilate synthase~SPTR: P26940 Anthranilate synthase component 1~TIGRFAM: anthranilate synthase component I~PFAM: Anthranilate synthase component I, N terminal region; chorismate binding enzyme~TIGRFAM: anthranilate synthase component I, archaeal clade), translating into MNVKVKNPKIIKLKYRDPFKVFERIYEEYENCFLLESKGESDSSLSRYSFIGFDPKYIIRSYGKSVEIDDGSIEKFRTNNPFNDIKKILKSNFNGHIFSGGLVGYVSYPAARFFLPLDLKRGSFPDYEFGLFLDSIIFNHLNKKCYYVTINDNRIEEVKKIINEEPTHDRFSFKNKGKFYSKKEFEDMVRKVKHKIKKGEIFQGVISNAYEYELKGSKIEFYKILRKINPSPYMYHLKFKKREIIGSSPEMLVRIENNKIKTFPIAGTRPRGRNSKEDKKLEKELLNDEKELAEHLMLVDLARNDVGMVSEIGTVKVPEFMIVKKFSHVQHIVSKVVGKLSKDKTAVDAFLSMFPAGTVSGAPKIRAMEIIEEIEKKPRDVYAGAVGYFSLNGNADFAIAIRTLISQNSYGRIQAGAGIVHDSIPENEYLECENKARALIDSLHLVENHDTNNR; encoded by the coding sequence ATCAACGTAAAAGTAAAGAATCCAAAAATTATCAAATTAAAATACAGAGATCCCTTTAAGGTATTTGAGAGAATATATGAAGAATATGAAAATTGTTTTTTGTTAGAATCCAAAGGAGAAAGTGATTCAAGTTTATCAAGATACTCATTTATTGGATTTGATCCTAAATACATTATAAGATCTTACGGTAAGAGTGTAGAGATAGATGATGGTAGCATTGAAAAATTTAGGACAAATAATCCATTCAATGATATAAAAAAAATTTTAAAAAGTAATTTTAATGGCCACATATTTTCAGGGGGATTAGTTGGATATGTATCTTATCCTGCTGCAAGGTTTTTCCTACCACTTGACTTAAAAAGGGGTAGTTTCCCTGATTACGAATTTGGTCTTTTTTTGGATTCTATCATTTTTAACCATTTAAACAAAAAATGTTACTACGTTACAATAAATGATAATAGAATCGAAGAAGTGAAGAAAATAATAAATGAAGAACCAACACACGATAGATTTTCATTTAAAAATAAAGGAAAATTTTACTCAAAAAAAGAATTTGAGGACATGGTCAGAAAAGTTAAACATAAAATAAAAAAAGGTGAAATATTCCAAGGCGTCATTTCCAATGCTTACGAATATGAACTAAAAGGTAGCAAAATAGAATTTTATAAAATTTTAAGGAAGATAAATCCTTCACCATATATGTACCATTTGAAATTTAAAAAAAGAGAAATAATTGGATCTAGTCCTGAAATGCTCGTAAGAATCGAAAATAATAAAATAAAGACTTTTCCAATCGCAGGAACTAGACCAAGAGGAAGAAACTCAAAAGAAGATAAAAAATTGGAAAAAGAATTGTTGAACGATGAAAAAGAGTTAGCAGAACATTTGATGTTGGTAGATTTAGCTAGAAACGATGTTGGCATGGTTAGTGAAATAGGGACTGTGAAAGTTCCAGAATTCATGATTGTGAAGAAGTTTTCTCATGTTCAACATATTGTGTCTAAAGTCGTTGGTAAATTATCAAAAGACAAAACAGCTGTTGACGCATTTTTATCAATGTTTCCTGCAGGAACTGTTAGTGGTGCTCCAAAAATAAGAGCTATGGAAATAATAGAAGAAATTGAAAAGAAACCTAGAGATGTATATGCTGGAGCTGTAGGATACTTTTCATTGAATGGAAATGCAGATTTTGCAATAGCAATAAGAACCTTAATATCTCAAAATTCATATGGAAGAATACAGGCTGGAGCTGGAATAGTTCATGATTCTATACCAGAGAATGAATATTTAGAATGTGAAAACAAAGCTAGAGCATTAATAGATTCACTGCACTTGGTGGAAAATCATGATACTAATAATAGATAA
- a CDS encoding amino acid-binding ACT domain protein (COGs: COG2150 regulator of amino acid metabolism contains ACT domain~InterPro IPR002912: IPR014424~KEGG: mth:MTH1654 hypothetical protein~PFAM: amino acid-binding ACT domain protein~SPTR: O27691 Putative uncharacterized protein~PFAM: ACT domain), protein MWRRISKKFKDNPKREKVAKKLLELGLRISEDEKIYCKDVEISYTAIAKATDVDRRTVKATVKELLNDKELSKIFRNIIPAGFLLKNLVKDLNLGLIEIEANADNPGILAEAAKILASENISIRQAYAEDPKIEGNPKLTIITEIPIPGKLFRKFLDINGVKRVTIC, encoded by the coding sequence ATGTGGAGAAGAATTAGTAAAAAATTTAAAGATAATCCAAAAAGAGAAAAAGTAGCTAAAAAATTACTTGAATTGGGATTGAGAATATCTGAGGATGAAAAAATTTACTGTAAAGATGTTGAAATTAGTTACACAGCCATTGCTAAAGCAACTGATGTAGATAGGAGAACTGTAAAAGCAACTGTTAAAGAATTATTAAATGATAAGGAGCTGTCAAAAATTTTCAGAAATATAATTCCAGCAGGGTTTTTATTAAAAAATCTTGTTAAAGATTTAAACTTAGGTTTAATAGAAATTGAAGCAAATGCAGATAATCCAGGAATTCTTGCAGAGGCCGCTAAAATATTAGCATCTGAGAATATAAGTATAAGACAGGCTTATGCTGAGGACCCTAAAATAGAAGGAAATCCGAAATTGACAATAATTACTGAAATACCAATTCCAGGAAAATTATTTAGAAAATTTTTAGATATAAATGGAGTTAAAAGAGTTACAATATGTTAG
- a CDS encoding nucleoid protein Alba (COGs: COG1581 DNA-binding protein~InterPro IPR002775: IPR013795~KEGG: mth:MTH1483 DNA/RNA-binding protein AlbA~PFAM: Alba, DNA/RNA-binding protein~SPTR: O27527 DNA/RNA-binding protein Alba~TIGRFAM: DNA-binding protein Alba~PFAM: Alba~TIGRFAM: DNA-binding protein Alba), with amino-acid sequence MAEEMTEEEVGNVVYVGNKPVMNYVLAVVTQMNGGAEVVSLKARGRAISRAVDVAEIVRNRFMPNVEIEDINISTEEIVGNDGTTTNVSAIEIRLKNPNPK; translated from the coding sequence ATGGCAGAAGAAATGACAGAGGAAGAAGTTGGAAACGTAGTATATGTCGGTAACAAACCTGTTATGAATTATGTACTTGCTGTGGTTACTCAAATGAACGGCGGTGCAGAAGTTGTATCTTTAAAAGCCCGTGGAAGAGCTATAAGTCGAGCTGTCGATGTAGCAGAAATCGTCAGAAACAGATTTATGCCAAATGTAGAAATTGAGGATATAAACATCTCTACTGAAGAAATTGTTGGAAACGATGGAACCACAACAAATGTGTCTGCAATTGAAATACGATTAAAAAATCCTAATCCAAAATAA